Proteins encoded in a region of the Megalops cyprinoides isolate fMegCyp1 chromosome 3, fMegCyp1.pri, whole genome shotgun sequence genome:
- the LOC118774330 gene encoding G protein-activated inward rectifier potassium channel 4-like yields the protein MMAGDSRAHMDHDMEIGVIPREMKKLPKHIREAQITTDRTRLIPETVKKPRQRYVQKDGKCNVHHGNVQETYRYFSDLFTTLVDLKWRLSLLIFTLVYVITWLFFGLLWWIIAYLRGDLVHGDEQDWTPCVENLNSFVSAFLFSIETETTIGYGYRVITNDCPEGIILLLVQAILGSIVNAIMVGCMFVKISQPKKRAETLMFSHKAVISVRDDKLCLMFRVGDLRNSHIVEASIRAKLIRSQQTKEGEFIPLNQTDINIGFDTGDDRLFLVSPLIISHEINEKSPFWEWSQAQMEKEEFEIVVILEGMVEATGMTCQARSSYLDTEVLWGYRFTPVLSLENGFYEVDYNNFHDIYETSTPSCSAKELASMVRDELLFPQLSFHTQTPKAHLQDLLSTPDPQPQEEVHREEGGEKGGTNGSAASLPAQP from the exons ATGATGGCAGGGGATTCTCGAGCCCACATGGACCACGACATGGAGATAGGAGTAATTCCCAGAGAg ATGAAGAAGCTCCCAAAGCACATCAGAGAGGCCCAAATCACCACTGATCGCACTCGCCTGATTCCAGAGACAGTGAAGAAGCCCAGACAGCGTTATGTCCAGAAGGACGGCAAGTGCAACGTCCACCACGGCAACGTTCAGGAAACCTACCGTTATTTCAGTGACCTCTTCACCACACTGGTAGACCTCAAGTGGCGTTTAAGTCTGCTCATCTTTACCCTGGTCTACGTTATTACCTGGCTGTTCTTTGGCCTTCTCTGGTGGATCATAGCTTATCTCCGGGGCGACCTGGTCCATGGAGATGAGCAGGACTGGACACCCTGTGTGGAGAACCTCAATAGTTTTGTGTCTGCCTTCCTCTTCTCCATTGAGACAGAGACTACCATTGGTTATGGGTACCGGGTCATTACCAACGACTGCCCGGAGGGCATCATACTGCTGCTGGTGCAGGCCATCCTGGGCTCCATTGTCAACGCCATCATGGTGGGCTGCATGTTCGTCAAGATCTCGCAGCCCAAGAAGCGAGCGGAGACCCTCATGTTCTCCCACAAGGCCGTCATCTCGGTGCGCGATGACAAGCTGTGCCTCATGTTCCGCGTCGGCGACCTACGCAACTCGCACATCGTGGAGGCCTCCATCCGAGCCAAGCTCATCCGCTCCCAGCAGACCAAGGAGGGCGAGTTCATCCCGCTCAACCAGACCGACATCAACATCGGCTTCGACACGGGGGACGACCGCCTCTTCCTGGTGTCCCCGCTCATCATCTCCCACGAGATCAATGAGAAGAGCCCCTTCTGGGAGTGGAGCCAGGCccagatggagaaggaggagttTGAGATCGTGGTCATCCTGGAAGGCATGGTGGAGGCCACag GCATGACCTGCCAGGCTCGGAGTTCTTACTTGGACACGGAAGTGTTGTGGGGATACCGCTTTACCCCTGTGCTCTCCTTGGAGAATGGCTTCTATGAGGTGGATTACAACAACTTCCATGACATCTATGAGACAAGCACTCCCTCTTGCAGTGCAAAAGAGCTGGCCTCCATGGTTCGAGATGAGCTCCTATTCCCCCAGCTCTCCTTCCACACCCAGACCCCCAAAGCCCACCTCCAGGACCTGCTTTCCACCCCTGATCCCCAGCCGCAGGAGGAGGTCcacagggaggagggaggggaaaaaggaggaaCCAATGGTTCAGCTGCCAGTCTCCCAGCTCAACCGTGA